The Herbaspirillum sp. RTI4 genome has a segment encoding these proteins:
- a CDS encoding Fic family protein produces MSSTTDLLDSIQLSGSGVTLSELLTGHPDIPRRTAQRLIAKLIESGQVIAQGEGRARRYFGVGTQTGSAISVASADIFPRFIPLSADSQDILGYIDQVPEARKPVAYQRDFLAAYQPNDTYYLSASLRRQLHTMGKTADVDEPAGTYSRAILDRLLIDLSWASSHLEGNTYSRLDTRELIEHGRAARGKAVIETQMILNHKTAIELLVENIDSAEFNRYTLMNLHSALAENLLPNPADEGRIRQHAVDIGKSVYRPLSTPQQIEDALDALLNKANQIRDPFEQSFFMMVHLPYLQPFADINKRTSRLAANLPLFRANLCPLTFLDVPAQAYSRATLGVCEMTRVELLRDLYVWAYERSTQEYLVMKQDLVEPDPLRLAWRDFIKQTIREVVTHPEREPLSGIQRSVEEHVPESEQSSVQALIIEELKRLHEGVLARYGLRPAHYVVWKLVHGH; encoded by the coding sequence ATGTCCTCCACTACCGACTTACTCGACAGCATTCAGTTATCCGGCAGTGGAGTGACGCTGTCCGAGCTCTTGACCGGACACCCCGACATCCCGAGACGTACGGCACAGCGCCTGATCGCGAAGCTGATTGAGAGTGGGCAAGTTATCGCGCAGGGGGAGGGCAGAGCCCGTCGCTATTTCGGAGTGGGTACCCAAACCGGCTCTGCTATTTCGGTCGCCAGTGCCGATATCTTCCCCCGTTTTATCCCTCTGTCAGCGGACAGCCAGGACATCCTGGGCTATATCGACCAAGTCCCGGAGGCGCGTAAACCGGTGGCTTACCAGCGGGATTTTCTGGCGGCCTATCAGCCTAACGATACTTACTACCTGTCCGCCTCACTTCGCCGTCAATTGCACACGATGGGGAAAACTGCGGACGTGGACGAGCCTGCCGGCACTTACAGTCGCGCTATTCTTGACCGCTTGCTGATCGACTTGTCCTGGGCATCAAGTCATCTGGAAGGCAATACCTATTCGCGTCTCGATACGCGCGAGCTCATCGAGCATGGCAGAGCTGCGCGCGGCAAGGCGGTCATCGAAACACAGATGATTCTGAACCATAAGACGGCCATCGAATTGCTGGTCGAAAACATCGATAGTGCCGAGTTCAATCGCTATACCCTGATGAATCTGCACAGCGCCCTGGCGGAAAACTTGCTGCCGAATCCCGCAGATGAAGGGCGAATTCGTCAGCATGCGGTGGATATTGGTAAAAGCGTCTATCGCCCGTTATCAACGCCGCAGCAAATTGAAGACGCGCTGGATGCATTGCTCAACAAGGCCAATCAGATTCGCGATCCTTTTGAGCAGTCCTTTTTCATGATGGTGCACTTGCCTTACCTGCAACCCTTTGCCGACATCAATAAGCGCACATCGCGATTAGCGGCCAATCTGCCGCTGTTTCGCGCCAATTTATGCCCGCTGACTTTTCTGGATGTACCTGCGCAGGCTTATAGCCGCGCCACGCTCGGGGTGTGCGAAATGACCCGCGTCGAGCTTCTGCGCGACTTGTATGTGTGGGCCTATGAGCGCTCGACACAGGAATATCTGGTCATGAAGCAAGACCTGGTGGAACCCGACCCGCTTCGTTTGGCCTGGCGTGATTTCATCAAACAAACTATCCGTGAAGTCGTCACTCACCCCGAACGTGAACCGCTCTCCGGCATTCAGCGATCGGTGGAGGAGCATGTGCCAGAGAGCGAACAATCCAGTGTGCAGGCACTGATCATTGAAGAACTCAAGCGGCTGCATGAGGGGGTACTGGCGCGCTATGGGTTACGGCCTGCTCACTATGTGGTCTGGAAATTGGTGCATGGACATTGA
- a CDS encoding alpha/beta hydrolase, with protein MLGMTFFHSSVLAQQSPPLPVTSGVKYEFLERWDISRLNKILQVDTQKFSGIPVTYTPARNAVLLYRVTYPSVIPEAGNRPTLASGLLAIPDVPGKSLPMVSYQHGTVYGRHEVPSFPDESSETQLMIAQFAGQGYLLIGADYFGLGTSTEHEGYMVKGSHQQATYDMLIAARSVLDKMGIANSKLFISGWSQGGFVTMAFLEKLESAGVKVLGAATASAPLDVYALMEGFLNFPRKFDATWLNSIMLLSAFAFENYYNVPGLAHSVLTDEYYDIAKKAYDREPFNPADIPVDLHKLIKPAYFDPQYFANSAFGKLIAATQAYRWVIKSPVRNYYGETDEAITVGVGRMAMTYAQAMGTGNSTVEAVSTGPTTHRGTFATAVPQWKIWFDHH; from the coding sequence ATGCTCGGTATGACCTTCTTTCACTCTTCAGTACTGGCGCAGCAAAGCCCTCCGCTTCCTGTCACTTCCGGTGTGAAATATGAGTTTCTGGAGCGCTGGGATATCAGCCGGCTCAACAAGATTCTTCAGGTCGATACGCAGAAATTTTCCGGCATTCCCGTTACTTACACTCCGGCGCGCAATGCGGTGCTGCTGTATCGGGTCACTTACCCCTCCGTGATTCCTGAGGCGGGCAACCGGCCGACGCTGGCCTCCGGTCTGCTGGCCATTCCCGATGTGCCGGGAAAATCGCTTCCCATGGTGTCGTATCAGCACGGGACGGTCTACGGGCGACATGAAGTGCCTTCCTTCCCCGACGAATCCTCCGAAACGCAATTGATGATTGCGCAGTTTGCGGGGCAGGGCTACTTGTTGATCGGTGCCGATTATTTCGGATTGGGCACCTCGACTGAGCACGAAGGCTATATGGTGAAGGGCAGCCATCAGCAGGCGACCTATGACATGCTCATCGCCGCGCGCAGCGTGCTCGACAAGATGGGAATTGCTAACAGCAAACTGTTTATCTCGGGCTGGTCTCAGGGCGGATTTGTGACCATGGCGTTTCTGGAAAAGCTCGAAAGCGCCGGCGTCAAAGTGCTGGGAGCGGCAACAGCCAGCGCGCCGCTGGACGTCTACGCATTGATGGAAGGCTTTCTGAACTTCCCCCGCAAGTTCGACGCGACCTGGCTCAACAGCATCATGCTCCTCTCGGCCTTTGCGTTTGAAAACTACTACAACGTACCGGGACTCGCGCATTCTGTGTTGACCGACGAGTACTACGACATCGCCAAGAAAGCCTACGACCGCGAGCCGTTCAATCCGGCAGACATTCCCGTCGATCTGCACAAACTGATCAAGCCGGCGTATTTTGATCCGCAGTATTTTGCGAACTCCGCCTTTGGCAAACTCATTGCCGCAACGCAGGCGTATCGCTGGGTGATTAAGTCGCCGGTGCGCAACTACTATGGCGAAACCGACGAGGCCATCACGGTCGGCGTAGGGCGCATGGCAATGACGTATGCGCAGGCTATGGGTACGGGCAATTCGACGGTAGAGGCCGTCTCTACCGGACCGACGACGCATCGCGGGACGTTTGCCACGGCTGTGCCGCAGTGGAAAATCTGGTTTGATCATCATTGA
- a CDS encoding Imm72 family immunity protein, whose translation MMGLFDIFKSQWSAEKMTQEDRKKLFWYLQRRTSYTAWKTEADAFDAFAAIYKKQMIEEPVAEAVTGPWGTNWESFYPRILRAQVEYEEGLTRLKQGDRSVWITNPRDVLGKAQICANAWFDNLLNHGPQGDKYFEGKYVPELEKSIEAWGDAASEVGGLYSLNSTRPAPECWTTWWPDVFAKLPLPTRLPEVPVPEKEVRIRTKETVPVSGIYEPQMKDGCMNYLHAGTSAPTMELTDGTYVKGAPIAVTWKLLWQDTRYLDGVIPAEEAQYFPPKKAVVERVSAPIPYRNDPELKTGKLCSRTGHWIVLGDYLHKVWFVEGDVLPQAKGRDVTWLWVNT comes from the coding sequence ATGATGGGATTGTTCGACATCTTTAAATCGCAGTGGTCAGCGGAAAAAATGACGCAGGAAGATCGCAAAAAACTGTTTTGGTATCTCCAACGCCGAACCAGTTATACCGCCTGGAAAACTGAGGCGGATGCATTCGATGCGTTTGCAGCGATCTATAAAAAACAGATGATAGAGGAGCCCGTTGCAGAGGCTGTGACGGGCCCGTGGGGTACAAATTGGGAATCATTTTATCCACGAATTCTCAGGGCACAAGTCGAATACGAAGAAGGTCTGACACGGTTAAAGCAAGGGGATCGCTCCGTATGGATTACCAATCCACGAGATGTTTTGGGGAAAGCGCAAATTTGCGCAAATGCTTGGTTTGATAACTTGCTTAATCATGGACCACAGGGCGATAAATATTTCGAAGGAAAATATGTTCCCGAATTAGAAAAATCAATTGAGGCCTGGGGCGACGCTGCGTCCGAAGTAGGAGGGCTATATTCACTAAATTCGACCAGACCCGCACCGGAATGCTGGACCACCTGGTGGCCCGATGTCTTCGCCAAGCTGCCACTCCCCACCCGCTTGCCAGAGGTCCCCGTCCCGGAAAAAGAAGTCCGCATCAGAACCAAGGAAACCGTCCCGGTTTCCGGCATCTATGAGCCGCAGATGAAAGACGGCTGCATGAATTATCTCCATGCCGGCACGTCTGCGCCGACCATGGAACTCACCGATGGCACCTACGTAAAAGGCGCGCCAATTGCCGTCACCTGGAAACTCCTCTGGCAAGACACCCGCTATCTTGACGGCGTCATTCCCGCAGAAGAAGCCCAGTATTTCCCCCCTAAGAAGGCCGTCGTCGAACGAGTCAGCGCGCCGATTCCCTACCGGAACGATCCCGAGCTAAAAACCGGCAAGCTGTGTTCCCGGACCGGTCACTGGATCGTGTTAGGCGACTACCTTCACAAAGTCTGGTTTGTGGAAGGCGATGTGCTGCCACAGGCGAAAGGACGCGATGTCACCTGGTTGTGGGTCAATACCTGA
- a CDS encoding Imm72 family immunity protein: MMGLFDIFKSQWSAEKMTQEDRKKLFWYLQRRTSYTAWKTEADAFDAFAAIYKKQMVEEPTPEKINTMWGTDWEFLYSNVLKPQVWYEEGLAHLKCGDRSVWLVNPEGVLGRANTWAGIWFDNLLNHGAQGDKFFDGKYLPELEKSIEAWGDAASKTGGLHSFNSTRPAPECWSTWWPAKFAKLPFPTRLPEVPVPEKEVRIRTKETVPVSGIYEPQMKDGCMNYLHAGTSAPTMELTDGTYVKGAPIAVTWKLLWQDTRYLDGVIPAEEAQYFPPKKEVVERVSAPIPYRNDPELKTGKLCSRTGHWIVLGDYLHKVWFVEGDVLPQAKGRDVTWLWVNT; this comes from the coding sequence ATGATGGGATTGTTCGACATCTTTAAATCGCAATGGTCAGCGGAAAAAATGACGCAGGAAGATCGCAAAAAACTGTTCTGGTATCTCCAACGCCGAACCAGTTATACCGCCTGGAAAACTGAAGCGGATGCATTCGATGCATTTGCAGCGATCTATAAAAAACAGATGGTGGAGGAACCGACTCCTGAAAAAATAAATACGATGTGGGGCACGGATTGGGAGTTTTTGTACAGCAACGTACTCAAGCCACAGGTTTGGTACGAAGAAGGTTTGGCGCATTTGAAATGCGGTGATCGATCTGTCTGGCTTGTCAATCCAGAAGGTGTTTTGGGGAGAGCGAATACTTGGGCTGGCATTTGGTTTGATAATTTACTTAATCACGGGGCGCAAGGGGATAAATTTTTCGATGGCAAATATCTTCCCGAATTGGAAAAATCAATTGAGGCCTGGGGCGACGCTGCGTCTAAGACAGGAGGACTGCATTCGTTTAATTCGACCAGACCCGCACCGGAATGCTGGTCCACCTGGTGGCCCGCTAAATTCGCCAAGCTGCCGTTCCCCACCCGCTTGCCAGAGGTCCCCGTCCCGGAAAAAGAAGTCCGCATCAGAACCAAGGAAACCGTCCCGGTTTCCGGCATCTATGAGCCGCAGATGAAAGACGGCTGCATGAATTATCTCCATGCCGGCACGTCTGCGCCGACCATGGAACTCACCGATGGTACCTACGTAAAAGGCGCGCCAATTGCCGTCACCTGGAAACTCCTCTGGCAAGACACCCGCTATCTTGACGGCGTCATTCCCGCAGAAGAAGCCCAGTATTTCCCCCCTAAAAAAGAGGTCGTTGAACGAGTCAGCGCGCCGATTCCCTACCGGAACGATCCCGAGCTAAAAACCGGCAAGCTGTGTTCCCGGACCGGTCACTGGATCGTGTTAGGCGACTACCTTCACAAAGTCTGGTTTGTGGAAGGCGATGTGCTGCCACAGGCGAAAGGACGCGATGTCACCTGGTTGTGGGTCAATACCTGA